TCCCCATCCCGCGGCCATCCCGGCGGGaaggggcggcgggcgggcagcCGGCTCGGGGCACGGCTCGGCTCCCGGCGGGAAAAAGCTTCAGCCGCTGCCGCACCTTGGCCGTGGGCAGAGTGAAGGGAACTGGGAGCCGCAGGTGAGAACATCCAGTGACAGTGAGTGTCAGCAAAAATGAGAATTTGGAATTTTCACATTTAACACCCCAAACTGCCAGTTACATCACTTCCTGTTACTTTTtataaaacagcagcagtgtctgctTATGGTTCCTAGGAAGATAAATGTTCTGGTGTTTGTGAAGGGCTCCTGCCATCAAGAATAAGCACTGTGTCTGTAGGGATTGTATCCtagggttttttaatgttttggggtttcttgcCTACTGAGTACTGTCCAGGtcatgaatattaaaaaaatgaatattaaatattacatgaataataatattaacatgcataaaaaaaacacaaaacaacaaaccaccaACCAAACAACTCCAAAACTAATCAGAATGGATACGCAAATGAGACTAAATTCCTGTTGGTCAGCTCTGCCAGTACTGAtgattaaaacagaaatattaatgGAATCGTGTTGAGATAGCACCCTGTGCAAATGACAGTGACGTACGAGTGATGAACACTCTGCCaagcaaaatactgaaaaaattcTATACTGCTTTTAGAGATCTCTGTCAGcagtatttcattattattttaagattaaCTTTTTATATCTACTGTAGCTACTTTTACCTTTAGAATAAAGTAGTTGGATGGCAGTAGGATTTTTTGTCCTTCAGTATTGTTTTGTAGAACAGCACTTCAAAATGTGCTTGTgccaataaatattttaatgatttctACTATTTATGTTTCTAAGCTCCAGCAGACAAGGCGCATTGTGCACTAAATGATTATTTCAGCCAATGGAATCAGCCAATGGAACTGTTACATCTGACTAAGTCCAcaagttttggaaaaaaagctaaaagaaGGTAATGTCACCTGTCACTAACTTAGCAAAAACTATTTCCATTTTACatttatggaaataattttgcatctACAGTTgaagaaaaaggctttttgAGCCTCTGCACAACAAAGACGCCACAACTCAGTTAAGACAAAACACTACTGGAAATTCCTGTCATAATCTTAATCAATACTACTGATATAATGTAAATTAGAATCAACAGTTTTGAccagaaacacaaaacacaacCTCCCAGTCAAAGTCACAGGAATGAGATTTATTAACTCCCAGAAAAACATCTGATTTCCATAGCAGAGATTGCTCCTTTACATAAAAGAATTATTGGTGAATTAGCTGTATACATTCCTCATGTTCCACAGGAGCTTTAATAAATTATCCCCAGAAACTGGCTGCATCCAAGCTTGACTTAATGTTGTGCATATTTTCTCGACGTTGCTTGGTGTAAATATTTGCCTCCCCTTTTTGCAGCCGTTGTTTCAGAGCAGATTTCTGCTGCTTGGTCAGCAGACGCTTTATCTTCTGTTTCACCAGCTCCTACAAAGAAACAGGCAATTTGTCATCAAAACTTCTTTGAATCATTTAGCAGTATGACATGACATGATGTCACAATTTTTTCAGGAGCAGCTCATGATTCATGATTTTCATCTTGACTGTAGAAATGAACAGAGTTCTTTCCTTGTAAGAAAATCATAAAACAGTTCAACTGACTGAAAAAGTAGATCCTCTGCTATGGACAAGGTCTGCACggagtgctgtgtgtgtgctctgacagtctttattataaaaaatagaattttaaatatatttataattttgaaGTTAATCTTCAAGTGTGCTCCCACTGAGATGCTAAAGGACTCACACCTCTCAGTGCAGAACACAGGCCttacagaaaaatgtaaaaactgaTTATACTGCAGATCATTCCATGCCCAGCAGTAATTGTTTGGTTTGTGCTTGTTTCTTTAGCACCCTGGTTATTCTGGAgtttaaattacaaaaatatgaCTGATTCTAAGGGAAAACAACAACTCTGTAACACAAGTGTGGCTAAGGGAGAAGGAGAATTAGTGATTTATAGCTCCTTCTCCAGGTTTTCCCATTCCAACAAGGTGGAGTAGTTCCATGAAATCTCATCTGTTACTTGCACTGTGGCTCATTCTGAGTTCTGCTCTCCATTGTGATGGCAATATCTGcccacaacaaaaacaaagccatgATTTTGCAGACTGTGGCATGGTCCCAGCTCAAGTTGCCACATTGATGCCAAGTGCATACTTGCGTATTTTTTCTTGGACGAAAAAGAGAcatcaaattattttcatctaTTCAATCATGGTGGAGTCAACTCTTGCTGGAAACCTGCTAGAATAAATTCTGCAAGGCAGATACCATTATGACATGTAATCTAATGTAATTTCACCAAATTATATTGCTGAACTGCAGCACTTGGTGTAAAGACTCATCATCAGTCTTTCCACCATCACATCCTACATGTGTTCCAAAATTCCTAATACCAAGTAGACGTATCACCTACTGCCTGCTCTGGAGTTGAAGAAAAGCACATTAAATTCTGCTGAAAATGCCCCGATTTATGTAATTTAGAAGGTCAAATTCAAATTGCCAAAGAGATCTCTGTTGATGGCAAGTTCACAGaaatctttcagaaaagaaTCTGAAGAAACCTCTAAAAAGAGAGGTGAGAAAGCCAAAATTAAATCTAGACTCAAGGATCCACattcaaaagaaataatattaattgTCGCTAGCAACAAAAATCGATGAACTGATGCTGTTAGTACATTAacatttattaatataaattagtTATTGGGTAAATGAGAGTTGTTAGTGTTGATATGGAGCTTCAGTGAGAgaccaaaaatcaaaatatgaaGAAGAGTGCTGGAAAGCACTCCCTGTAAGCAGTTACAGTGGTATCAGTCCTATTTTTCTGTGGGAATGGAGATAGACACTGGAGAGGTAGATGGTAACTGTTTTTAAAGATGATTCATGCCAGAGAAGAATTTCAGAAACAGGGGCTAACAGTTATGCGCAATTTAAGGTGGTCTGAGGGTAAACTAGATGACAACgtaacaaaataatatttaccGGGGGAATAGTTGAACAGCTCCCAACACTTCTGATTGATGTGATGCTCCTAGTCCTTGTCCTGCGCCCAGCAATGGGAACAATACACTCCTCATTactgaaacacaaaaatcaatGTATTATCCCATGAACAAGATAAGCACACCTTTGCTTTTATGAGCACCCTGTTTGAGTCTTCACTTTCTGGGCTACAACTTGAAAACTTGCTGCAAAACATGCAAGTTTTAAACATTACATGTTTAAACAACCAGTTTAAACATTAACACTGGTTGTTCAAGACAGGCACTTTGTGAAAGAAGAATTTGTTGCGTAACAGCCATGTAAGTATCAAGCACCAGAAGAGAAACCCCAGGGCACTAAAACACTTCAGATCCTGCAGAATGTTTTGACGGTATttaactgaaaagcaaaaacaaatgaGGAGGAGTATGATCTCTGCATCCATATACATGGTGGGCTGGCAAACTCaagaaatataatttcacaCACAAGGGGTTAGTGTGAAGGCAAGCAGGAATTTCTATGTCAGGAAGGGAATTAAAAGCTGAGACAACATACAGTACAATATATTTGAATCAAACACTCCAAACAGCTTGTTCTTGATAACTTCAGCTGAGTGAGTAGCAGAACATTTGGCTTTGACACAAAGTATTTGAATAATGAACTTCGTCAGGGAAGTTATTTAGAAGCAGTATTTTAACATCACAAACTCCTTCATTATCAATATTagctgaaatgaagaaaaaggggaaaaaatccaccaCAGAAAATAGGTTGGTCTTTGAAATTCAAAACCTGTTTTCTCATTAGGTAAATACAACAGAGGTGGACAGCCACACCACCAATAGGAAGGGTATTTACTggtatattttcaaaataaatttaatttttagtcTTCAGTTTAAACAAGGGCAGCTGAAGAGCAGTCCTTCTTGAGCTACTTTGGGGGGCCCAAGGAAAGGGTGAGACTTCTAGACAGTAAATGTGAATCTTTACCTGTACTGACTGAATTCCTCATTTAAAGCTGATGAGCTGACCAGCTCAGGGCATTCCTCTTCATTCTCCTTAGCCTCATGGCACCCTCCTTGACCTGCCTGATCTTCCAgttcagcagcattttcagttAGTCTTTTGCCCTTAAAAGAAGTAATTGCAGAACTCTCTGCATCCTCACTGGATTTCCAAGGCACAGCTGGCCCTTCGTCTTCTTCCAAGGCTGAACTCAACTCTGCCATATTTAGTCGTTGCGTATTTTCCCTGCTTTTAGCTGTATCAgcctcctcctcactgctgcttGCAGCGCTGTCAGAGGCTCTGCTTTCAGAGAAATCACCCACTTCACATGTGAAGTCTTCACTGCTCTGTTCATTTCTGCCGAAGAAGTTGAGCTCTTTCTCAGCATCCTCTGGAAGTTCTAACATCTCTGTATTGTCATCCTCATCAGAACCTGTGGGGTAAAGCAGTTCACCATCTTCCTGCATCTCCTTTGCATAGCCACTGGCAGCAATCTCTTTATCAAGAGAACATTCTCTCCTGTGGAAAAAGAACGTTTTCTTTTAAGCTAAATTTAATAAGCTAAATTTAATAATACCAATATACTACATTTTGGGCTTAAAATGCTAACTAAGCTAGACTAAAATTACCCACTATTAAGAAAAAAGATACACTGTTGAATCACACAAAATACATGATGGTGTTGAGCTTTAGGTGAAATATTAACTTAGAATGTAATCCAAGAGAAGAAAACTCCTCCAGAAGATGATTGCATCTCCATAACCTGCatttataggttttttttttcaggaaattgtTCTACTTTAGCAGCAATAACATTTTGGTTTAAGTTCAAATCATGCTTAAGCAAACAGAATACTAAAGGGTCTGACATACAAAGGCTGATTAAAGTGTAGAAATCCTTAGGAAAAGTGCtcagaattaaataaaacagttttCATTGTAACAGTTTTGGTCTCTTTATACAGTTTCAGTGTAAGTTTCAGTCTTAAAATAAgtgaaaagtaattttacttTTCAGAAGGAGCAAAAGACTCTAGGAAATCTGAACGTAATAATCCCTAAGGAGGTAGCCACTCTATTTacaagcatttaaaataattttgaaacagaaacCCAAATTAATCTTCAATATATTAGATTATTTAACTGTTAATTAAAATCAAAGAGTCTGATTCTGCATCACTGTTAAAATTTCCTGGACATTCATCATTTGGATCAAGCTTTCAGGTTGACCTCTCTTCCTCGGTTGCAGGAAGACAAGGCAGCAGAGGATTTTAAAGCACACTTGAAAACCACTTACAGTAACTTTGAGGAAAACACaatagaaatgagaaaaatagaaattagtAAAATTATATAGTCGGGCCTATTTTTTTAGTTTGTCCCACAGGCATCTCTCACAGGAATTCACTTTTCTCAGAATACCAACGCTAGTGCCATAAGTAAAACAAATTCATCTGGTCATTTCCACCTGATGTCTTTGAAGGTTGGGAAGAGCTCACTCTCATAGTTGAAACGTTTCTTGAAGAACTCCTTAATACAGTTAACATCTCTGTCAAAATACCTGTAAAAAGTACAGAATTGtacaaacaaaaattcagtgAAGTCTACTGCAACAAGAAGCATTTATCCAATGtggttttatttgaaaattatttccatgaGTGATCTCAAGCCAAAAGGCTAGAAAGGGAAACTGGATACAATTCATTTCTGAGTGTCACTAAACCAAACAATATTATCTCTGAGAAGCAATTAATCACATATTTATTCTGCAGAGACATTCCTACTCATTCTTTGTTTGGAACATTACTTGTGCTGCATCACAACACTTGCAGAAAAAGTCTTCTCTTCAGGAGAAGACTTATGGAAACAAGTCATGGTTTGCTTTCATCAGCATTTGTCAATTCACCTGGAAAACACCTTTGGATCTAAACCTACCATTCAGCATTTGCATGCGATGTTGACATCATCTGAGGGAAATCAATCAAAGTGGCATGATCGTTATTATCCAAGATGAGATTAAACTCATTGAAATCCCCATGGATCAGACCATGATTGGCAAGTTTTACAATCAGGTCCATTAATTCACTGTAGACCGCAGCTGGATCTTCAATGTGGCGCACCTGGCACCTGAAAAGTTAAGTAAAATTAATAATCTCAACCTTGAAagacttcatttaaaaatacagataaagTATATGAAATACATTTGACAGAATGCCAAAGTAATTCAAATTAAAAGGGCCCTCAGGTCTCTGGTCCAGCATTCTCCTGAAAGAGAGAGACCAGACTGCTCAGGTCTCTGTCTAGTTGGGATAGAAAACCTCTGGGAATGGAGAGAGACAGTGAAACCTTCCCAAGCAACTTGTGCCACTGCCTCTCTGTCCTcaagaggagaaaaaacctCCTTAAATCCAGGCTAAACCTCACCTGAACTCACTCACTGTCTCCCACTGAGCACTGCTGTCATAATGCATTATGTAAATAATGGACCAGCAAACTTATATGTTTCCCCTGTTTTAGGTAATGTAATCGTGTCAGTAGGAGCTAAATCTTTTTATGCTGAAATTAAAATGGCGCATAAGAATCTGATTCTTAcacaaaatcagattttctagATTATGttaggaaaagaagaaaaattaaacttccACTGCAGACTGCCACAAGGAACTTGAAGTGTTCTGTTTACACAATGGATGTGGAATTATTTAACAAATGAGGGTGGGAAGTCTTTTCCACATTATTCTTCTACTATTTTACTTTGGAATTAATTCCCTTTTGATTAAACTTAAGATCTTGAATCCTATACAAGACAATGGACCTGTTTATTCTGTAACTAGAAACTTTAAATCTCTGGATTACACCTGGGTTATTGTATGAAAAAGacaggttttggttttgaatgCTTTTGCATTCAAATACAAAGCAACCCTTCATCTACAAACCTCAATAATATTCAATGTTTCTAGAGGTTGAAAAGCTCAAGCAAAATAATCTTTCTCAAAGGTGCAAAACCAGATTAGACATGGTAGTCTGTTATAAACAGTGCAGAACTGAGTTACAAACTCACCTGTATTAACAGAGAAAGGATCACAAATTGGAGCTCAGAACCTAAGGGATATTAATACTCTATATACAAAGTAATGTATAGAATGTGCAATTTCTCagtagaaaacaagaaaaaaccctaACCCTGTTACTTTTCCTAAGGTTGCCAGGGTCTCTGTAACACAGAGGATTCAAGCTTTCACTACTTACAAAGGATATCCATCAACAAGTTCCATAACAACTGCATGCCTGTTGTAGTCTATGGGCTTCGGAACAGGAAATTCTCTGTCATGCAAAGCCTGGAAAGAGACAAcacaatgaaaaattaaaattaaattgttaaGGAAACATTACACATATTGACAAACCAACACCTAGGGTAAACTGTACATATCACTGTGATAGCAGCATATATTGCCCAAATCACATGCCTAGGAAGGAAAACAGCCTCACAGCCACTGGACCTCCCACTGCAAAGACAATAAAATTTAGAAGTTTAAGACACTGAATGCACTGCCTACAGTTTAATTATCATGCATCTAGAAGAAAATCACAACAAACTGGAGAAATGACACAACCTCACCTGGTACATTAGCCTGTGGAATTAGTAATAGAAATAGGAAACGGGGTGCTTGGAGTTAGAAAAGAATTACACACTAAGCTGCTGCCAATACACTCCTGCCT
This genomic window from Zonotrichia leucophrys gambelii isolate GWCS_2022_RI chromosome Z, RI_Zleu_2.0, whole genome shotgun sequence contains:
- the RIOK2 gene encoding serine/threonine-protein kinase RIO2, producing MGKLNVVMLRYLSREHFRVLTAVEMGMKNHEIVPASLIASIASLKHGGCNKILRELAKHKLLAYERTKTVQGYRLTNAGYDYLALKTLSSRQVISSVGNQMGVGKESDIYIVANEEEQQFALKLHRLGRTSFRNLKNKRDYHKHRHKMSWLYLSRIAAMKEFAYMKALHDREFPVPKPIDYNRHAVVMELVDGYPLCQVRHIEDPAAVYSELMDLIVKLANHGLIHGDFNEFNLILDNNDHATLIDFPQMMSTSHANAEWYFDRDVNCIKEFFKKRFNYESELFPTFKDIRRECSLDKEIAASGYAKEMQEDGELLYPTGSDEDDNTEMLELPEDAEKELNFFGRNEQSSEDFTCEVGDFSESRASDSAASSSEEEADTAKSRENTQRLNMAELSSALEEDEGPAVPWKSSEDAESSAITSFKGKRLTENAAELEDQAGQGGCHEAKENEEECPELVSSSALNEEFSQYSNEECIVPIAGRRTRTRSITSIRSVGSCSTIPPELVKQKIKRLLTKQQKSALKQRLQKGEANIYTKQRRENMHNIKSSLDAASFWG